A window of the Sphaerobacter thermophilus DSM 20745 genome harbors these coding sequences:
- a CDS encoding class I SAM-dependent methyltransferase — MVDDGRAEQVKARVREQFAAAGDAYVVSPTHRSGDDLERLVELAEATPETIALDIATGGGHTALALAPHVRHVTATDLVPEMLERARAFITSQGVINADFQVADAEDLPFADGSFDLVTCRIAPHHFADVQRAVHEVARVLRPGGLFLLIDSVAPEDPELDEFLNELERRRDPSHVRSYRRSEWRQFLEAAGLTVEVMETFTKRHDFTAWTARSRLGPEGRAVLESWVLAAPPACRESLKIEIVDGRVVAHTDEKGLFKARKPRQ, encoded by the coding sequence ATGGTGGATGACGGCCGGGCAGAGCAAGTCAAGGCGCGGGTGCGCGAACAGTTTGCGGCGGCGGGGGATGCCTATGTGGTCAGCCCCACCCATCGGAGCGGCGATGATCTGGAGCGGCTGGTGGAGCTTGCGGAGGCGACGCCGGAGACGATCGCGCTCGATATCGCCACCGGTGGCGGGCACACCGCGCTGGCGCTCGCGCCGCATGTCCGGCACGTCACGGCCACCGACCTGGTCCCGGAGATGCTGGAGCGGGCGCGCGCTTTCATCACGTCCCAGGGGGTGATCAACGCTGACTTCCAGGTGGCCGACGCCGAGGATCTGCCCTTCGCCGACGGCAGCTTTGACCTCGTGACCTGCCGCATCGCGCCGCACCACTTCGCCGATGTCCAGCGGGCGGTGCACGAGGTGGCGCGTGTGCTCCGGCCGGGCGGGCTGTTCTTGCTGATCGATAGCGTGGCGCCGGAGGACCCGGAGCTGGACGAGTTCCTCAATGAGTTGGAGCGGCGGCGGGACCCGAGCCATGTCCGGTCGTACCGCCGCTCGGAGTGGCGGCAGTTCCTCGAAGCCGCGGGCCTGACGGTCGAGGTGATGGAGACCTTCACCAAGCGGCACGACTTCACCGCGTGGACCGCCCGCTCGCGCCTCGGTCCGGAGGGACGCGCCGTGCTGGAGTCCTGGGTGCTGGCCGCGCCCCCCGCCTGCCGGGAATCCCTCAAGATCGAGATCGTCGACGGCCGCGTCGTGGCCCACACGGACGAGAAGGGGCTGTTCAAGGCGCGGAAGCCGCGGCAGTAG
- a CDS encoding Ig-like domain-containing protein: protein MEVYDAAGNELTSITLNPRASQTWTAAQLGLPAYDPEEGKPGGGGVVVAAWWANPADLINAGVIRCEIDQTSGSRGTPENTTDQIVGIATEPAAIAIDGFRAGRDYNWWYAGNTLYIDWSPDGAEPAAGQGTYSVTLYYCDDIPLPRIAGAEKHTVGTVGPRTSANTEMVDGYSAIPLADVLLASVGGAFLDAPSRWVIPIVQTNNGWNTAIVITNVSGANNSVNATFYAAGGQGFAGPSVALLSGETLGPGESIVVDLREDAGFPDEEVGSVWIDATRAVVAMAFRNKPSTEMMLTTVAQPRTDNPVVSPTLKYGPLVFRDYNGWNTGINIANLSSATNQVSVTYYNYAGNVVAAETRTIPSRAMEYVYTPATGSFGIGENQITAVRIQGTAPLAAAIDEVKYLGGQGEGHAMSYAAGRSLQGGFEIDLRDTQLGRVYYLSMLALPLVQKGNPQTGTGDTSGINLFNSDANSSVEAWVQFLDSAGVPVAPTVAATDAEDPLTIQIPAGSGATLYTLNYSQMPAGFTGAAVVGVVGDGALLGVSNNVNYEVAGDGSAVFNLAVTPQATPRFAVDFDVDWGESPNPVNDENGDPVSHTVTVTVRDLFGDPAPNVRALLRVTSGPNAGLEVSGTTGANGQAALSYTNDDGELGTDQLEVWVDLDRDGVVDADETETGTKEWVTGLYRVVSVTPEEATNLLGTQHTVTVTVTDGSDANNPVPGAAVTCEVRTGDGPNAGATFTYSDASQQTDENGQIKCTYTGENAGEDTITATADGRGTGTATKTWVAPEVSASGPTSVDQGDEFEIEATATNRTGFDISQALFRIIVKPPEPEACGAGDSWTDVFNITAVDGEDPQGINDTFACVDGRWEGSWGPSSGFPMPNGYTADTTFTVQSHASAPAGIYTVTLRLVDLSETPERVLAETSFEIHVTDPSED, encoded by the coding sequence GTGGAAGTGTACGACGCGGCGGGCAACGAGCTGACCTCGATCACGCTCAATCCGCGGGCGTCGCAGACCTGGACCGCGGCGCAGTTGGGCCTCCCGGCGTACGACCCGGAGGAGGGGAAGCCGGGCGGCGGCGGCGTCGTGGTTGCGGCATGGTGGGCGAACCCCGCCGACCTGATCAACGCTGGGGTCATCCGGTGCGAAATCGACCAGACGTCCGGGTCCCGTGGCACCCCGGAGAACACGACCGACCAGATCGTAGGGATCGCCACTGAGCCGGCCGCCATCGCCATCGACGGCTTCCGCGCGGGCCGGGACTACAACTGGTGGTACGCGGGGAACACCCTGTACATCGACTGGAGCCCGGATGGCGCTGAGCCTGCGGCGGGCCAGGGCACGTACTCGGTGACCTTGTACTACTGCGACGACATCCCGCTCCCGCGGATCGCGGGTGCTGAGAAGCACACCGTCGGCACGGTCGGCCCGCGGACCTCGGCAAACACCGAGATGGTGGACGGCTACAGCGCGATCCCGCTGGCTGACGTGCTCCTGGCGAGCGTCGGCGGTGCTTTCCTCGACGCGCCGTCCCGCTGGGTGATCCCGATCGTCCAGACGAACAACGGCTGGAACACCGCGATCGTCATCACCAACGTCTCGGGTGCGAACAACTCGGTGAACGCGACCTTCTACGCCGCGGGCGGTCAGGGCTTCGCCGGGCCGAGCGTGGCGCTGCTGTCGGGCGAGACCCTGGGTCCGGGTGAGTCGATCGTGGTCGACCTGCGCGAGGACGCGGGCTTCCCCGACGAGGAAGTCGGCTCGGTCTGGATCGATGCGACCCGCGCGGTCGTGGCGATGGCCTTCCGCAACAAGCCGTCGACCGAGATGATGCTGACCACCGTGGCCCAGCCGCGGACCGATAACCCCGTGGTGAGCCCGACGCTGAAGTACGGCCCGCTGGTGTTCCGGGACTACAACGGCTGGAACACCGGGATCAACATCGCCAACCTGTCGAGCGCCACCAACCAGGTCTCGGTGACCTACTACAACTACGCCGGCAACGTGGTGGCGGCGGAGACCCGCACCATCCCGTCGCGGGCCATGGAGTACGTCTACACGCCGGCGACCGGCTCCTTCGGTATCGGTGAGAACCAGATCACGGCGGTCCGCATCCAGGGCACGGCGCCGCTGGCGGCGGCGATCGACGAGGTGAAGTACCTCGGCGGCCAGGGTGAGGGCCACGCGATGTCCTACGCGGCCGGCCGGTCGCTGCAGGGCGGCTTCGAGATCGACCTGCGCGACACCCAGCTCGGTCGCGTCTACTATCTGTCGATGCTCGCTCTGCCGCTGGTGCAGAAGGGCAACCCGCAGACGGGCACCGGCGACACCTCGGGCATCAACCTGTTCAACAGCGACGCGAACAGCAGCGTTGAGGCCTGGGTGCAGTTCCTCGACTCCGCCGGCGTGCCGGTCGCGCCGACGGTCGCGGCGACCGACGCCGAGGATCCGCTTACCATCCAGATCCCGGCCGGCAGTGGGGCGACGCTGTACACGCTGAACTACAGCCAGATGCCGGCGGGCTTCACCGGCGCGGCAGTGGTCGGCGTGGTGGGTGACGGCGCGCTGCTGGGCGTCTCCAACAACGTCAACTACGAGGTTGCCGGCGACGGCTCGGCCGTCTTCAACCTGGCGGTCACGCCGCAGGCGACGCCGCGGTTTGCCGTGGACTTCGACGTGGACTGGGGTGAGTCGCCGAACCCGGTCAACGACGAGAACGGCGATCCGGTGTCGCACACCGTGACGGTGACGGTGCGGGACCTGTTCGGTGATCCGGCGCCGAACGTGCGGGCGTTGCTCCGCGTGACGAGCGGCCCGAACGCGGGCCTGGAGGTGTCGGGGACGACCGGTGCCAACGGCCAGGCGGCGCTCAGCTACACCAACGATGACGGCGAACTCGGCACGGACCAGTTGGAGGTCTGGGTCGATCTTGACCGCGATGGTGTGGTCGATGCTGATGAGACCGAGACGGGCACCAAGGAGTGGGTCACGGGGCTCTACCGCGTGGTCTCCGTGACGCCTGAAGAGGCGACGAACCTGCTCGGCACGCAGCACACTGTGACCGTCACGGTCACCGACGGATCGGATGCGAACAACCCGGTGCCGGGCGCGGCGGTGACGTGCGAAGTCCGTACGGGTGATGGCCCGAACGCGGGTGCGACGTTCACCTACAGCGATGCGTCCCAGCAGACCGACGAGAACGGCCAGATCAAGTGCACCTACACGGGCGAGAACGCGGGTGAAGACACCATCACCGCCACGGCGGACGGCCGGGGCACGGGCACCGCGACCAAGACGTGGGTAGCGCCCGAAGTCAGCGCGAGTGGCCCCACCAGCGTTGACCAGGGTGATGAGTTCGAGATCGAGGCCACTGCCACGAACCGCACCGGCTTCGACATCTCGCAGGCTCTGTTCCGGATCATCGTCAAGCCGCCGGAGCCGGAGGCGTGCGGTGCAGGCGACTCGTGGACCGACGTGTTCAACATCACGGCGGTCGACGGTGAGGATCCGCAGGGCATCAACGACACGTTCGCGTGCGTTGACGGCCGGTGGGAAGGCTCCTGGGGACCGTCGAGCGGTTTCCCGATGCCCAACGGCTACACCGCTGACACCACGTTCACGGTGCAGTCGCACGCCTCGGCGCCGGCCGGAATCTACACCGTGACCCTGCGGTTGGTGGACCTGAGCGAGACCCCGGAGCGTGTGCTGGCTGAGACTAGCTTCGAGATCCACGTCACCGATCCCTCGGAAGATTGA